In Planctomycetaceae bacterium, a single genomic region encodes these proteins:
- a CDS encoding SMC-Scp complex subunit ScpB, protein MSAEPDHPADDDGIHVDDMELAYREAMKALDEAELQIGTALLDVSTPVAGDSPSDDRVFVSIGDELAGELEAEGAATAGSQQAGSQAGDPRISPREVIVAALFVGGDVSLTARKLATLIGKDTEARVAVRIIDQLNEAWSRENRPYEIQLHEGGFQLQLREDFRSLPLQMFGMGPREVRLSPEVLEILAFVAYNQPVSKEDLASTGNARAMSYLRQLIRLELVEVVRTGDRRTDVAYQTAPRFLELFGLNDISDLPQADVFSFK, encoded by the coding sequence ATGTCTGCGGAACCCGATCATCCGGCTGACGATGATGGCATTCATGTCGATGACATGGAACTTGCCTACCGCGAAGCAATGAAGGCGCTGGACGAGGCGGAGCTTCAGATTGGCACCGCGCTTTTGGATGTCAGTACGCCCGTCGCCGGTGACTCGCCATCCGACGACAGAGTCTTCGTTTCGATCGGCGACGAACTTGCAGGTGAGCTGGAAGCGGAGGGGGCCGCGACTGCCGGCTCACAGCAGGCGGGATCGCAGGCAGGCGATCCGCGAATTTCGCCCCGGGAAGTCATTGTGGCAGCGCTTTTCGTCGGAGGCGACGTGTCGCTGACAGCGCGCAAACTGGCGACTCTGATTGGCAAGGACACCGAAGCTCGCGTTGCTGTACGGATCATCGATCAGCTCAATGAAGCGTGGAGTCGCGAAAACCGTCCGTACGAAATTCAACTGCACGAAGGCGGATTTCAACTGCAACTGCGCGAAGACTTCCGCAGCCTGCCGCTGCAGATGTTTGGAATGGGACCCCGCGAAGTGCGGCTATCCCCGGAAGTCCTGGAGATCCTTGCCTTTGTCGCCTACAACCAGCCGGTCAGCAAAGAGGACTTGGCGTCGACGGGTAACGCCCGGGCGATGTCGTACCTGCGGCAGCTTATTCGGCTGGAACTGGTGGAAGTCGTCCGCACCGGCGATCGAAGGACGGACGTTGCCTACCAAACGGCGCCGCGATTTCTGGAACTGTTCGGTCTGAACGATATCAGTGATCTGCCGCAGGCCGACGTGTTTTCGTTCAAATGA
- a CDS encoding proline racemase family protein — MKRIRIIDSHTCGEPTRVIVEGGPELGDGPLPERLRRFRRDFDAIRSAVINEPRGSDVLVGALLCRPSVPECAAGVIFFNNSGFLNMCGHGTIGVAVTLAHLGRIGPGRHRIETPVGIVTAELLDAHRVRIQNVPSYRYRKGVSVRVDSVGTVTGDVAWGGNWFFLVSDHGQELQIRRWRELTGVTLQIRAALERDGITGAEDGVIDHIELFGPPSGTHADSRNFVLCPGAAYDRSPCGTGTSAKLACLYDDGKIRPGEVWRQESIVGSVFEGSVELPEPSFRAASTSAGGSAVVIPSITGSAWVTAEADLLLDSSDPFCHGIH, encoded by the coding sequence ATGAAACGCATCCGCATCATTGATTCGCACACGTGTGGCGAGCCAACGCGGGTGATCGTTGAGGGAGGTCCGGAGCTTGGTGATGGGCCGCTTCCGGAACGTTTGAGACGATTTCGTCGCGACTTCGACGCTATCCGCAGTGCTGTCATCAACGAACCGCGGGGATCGGATGTTCTGGTGGGAGCCCTGCTTTGCCGGCCCTCGGTACCCGAATGCGCTGCCGGCGTTATCTTCTTCAACAACAGCGGATTCCTGAACATGTGCGGCCACGGGACGATCGGCGTCGCGGTCACCCTGGCCCATCTGGGCAGGATCGGACCCGGCAGGCATCGCATCGAAACTCCCGTCGGAATTGTCACCGCTGAACTGCTCGACGCTCACCGCGTCCGAATTCAGAATGTGCCGTCTTACCGTTACCGGAAAGGGGTTTCCGTCCGTGTCGACAGCGTTGGTACTGTGACCGGCGACGTGGCGTGGGGAGGCAATTGGTTCTTTCTGGTCTCGGACCACGGACAGGAACTGCAGATCCGCCGCTGGAGAGAACTGACCGGTGTGACGCTGCAGATTCGCGCGGCATTGGAACGTGACGGAATCACCGGCGCGGAGGATGGCGTGATCGACCACATCGAACTGTTTGGTCCGCCGTCCGGGACTCACGCGGACAGCAGGAACTTTGTGTTGTGTCCGGGAGCGGCGTATGACCGCTCCCCCTGCGGAACCGGAACCAGTGCGAAGCTGGCGTGCCTTTACGACGATGGAAAGATCCGGCCGGGAGAAGTGTGGCGTCAGGAAAGTATCGTGGGCAGTGTGTTTGAAGGCAGCGTCGAATTGCCCGAACCTTCCTTTCGGGCGGCATCGACGTCCGCCGGAGGATCGGCCGTGGTGATTCCGTCGATCACGGGATCGGCCTGGGTGACCGCGGAAGCCGACCTGCTGCTGGATTCGTCCGACCCCTTTTGCCACGGAATTCACTGA